cgctgtgtcagatttgaaAAAAGACTACTGAAAAAGCAACACATGtaataatctgagacagcgctcagaaCAATCAAGTCAAAATAGCCGCCATGTTGTAGTCAACATAAACCATAAATTACAtgctaaatattcccttacctttgatcttcatcagaatgcactccaaggaatcccaggtccacaataaatgcttgatttgttcaataatgtccgttatttatgtccaattagctacttttgttagcttGTTTgttatacatatccaaacgctcgttctggtcagcgttacgttggacaaaaacttcaaaaagttatattacaggtcgaagaaacatttcaaactaagtacagaatcaatcattaggatgtttttaacattaaTCTTCAATAAGGTTCCAACTGGAGTATTCCTTTGTGTTTTCAGGAGCCATGGAACACAGGTCGCTATCATGTGCAATGCGCATGaccagaaaatggctgactgccagacacctgattCATTCTGCTgtcattcagtcccacaacacagtagaagcctcattcaaatttctatagacggttgacatctagtggaagccatagaaaGTGCAACATCATTCATATCTCTAGCGGATTTCAATGGAAACTGTGTTGAGTACATTCCagcctcagatttctcacttcctgttttgatttctcctcaggtttttgcctgccatatgagttctgttatactcacagacatcattcaaacagttttagaaacgtcagagtgtttgctatccaatactaataataataatatgcatatattagcaactgagactgaggagcaggcagtttactttgggcaccttattcatccaagctactcaatactgccccccagccataagaagacCATACAGCATgtatagcagcagtagtaacaacCTGACATAGGGGAAGTGATAAAAATACAAGGAAATTAATCCTACAGTAGCAGAGAGTACACAATGGTTGTTTACTTGAATATATCCACAGTAACACTGCTATTCAGTACAGTAGTAATGGCCATGGCCCTAAGACTGATTGGACTGTACCAGAGTGCCAATGTTAGAGTCGCTCCTACGCCACTGATTATCTGTAACAGGTCTTAAAGTTCCAGCTCCCTACACACACGCCCTTGACAAAACATTTTCTGATGATGACTCATTTTGACCTTTTGTTTACCATTTTTTTAATGAtattgattttttatttattaactaggcaagtcggttaagaacaaattcttatttataatgacagaCTACCAGGGTACAGTGGgctaactaccttgttcaggggcagaaaaaaTATTTAACTcctcagcttggggatttgatccagcaacctttcaggtactgtcccaacactctaaccactaggctacctgccacccaagtAGTACCCTTATATTTATAAAAATGGAATAGTGCCCACTATGAATGTGACCATCAAGTCAGAATATGACATTTATTGGGAGATGGATAAGACGGTGACCTACATGCAGTGGTGGtaaaagtacccaattttcattCCTGGGTAAAAGTATAGATAcgttaatagaaagttactcaagggAAATCAAATCAAGTaaaagttacccagtaaaatactacttgagtaaaagtctaaaagttgGTTCTAAATATACTCAAGTATCAAAGGAAATGTAATTGATCAAATacatttaagtatcaaaagttaacGTTAAAGTATAAATCATTACAAATTTCTTATTTTAAGCAAAGCAGATGGCGCAATTTTTATTGTATtcatttttaaacctttatttagtcagttaagaactaattcttatttataaAGACGGCCTACCAAAGGGCAAAAGGCCTCCTGGACTGGGGCTAGGATTCCAAATCaaataaacaacacacacatcacaacaagagagacactacaacactaaatacagagagacctaagacaacaacagagcatggcagcaacacatgacaacacagcatggtagcaacacaaggTTGACAACTACATGGTAGctacacaacatggcagcagcacaacatggtagcagcacaaacatggtacaaacattattgggcacagacaacagcacaaagggcaagaaggtagagatgACAATGCATCACGCGAAGcaaccacaactgtcagtaagtgtccatgattgagttttTTAACGAACCGAAGGAGATAAAACTGTTCAGTTTGAGTGGTTTTTGCAGCTCAtttcagtcgctagctgcagcgaactgaaaagagggatgtgtgtgctttgtttttaaaatgtatggatagccaggagcacactccaacactcagacataatttacaatgcatttgtgtttagtgagtacgccagatcagaggcagtagagatgaccgcgtattctcttgataagtgcgtgaagtggaccattttcctgtcctgctaagtattcaaaatgtaatgagtactttagGGTGTCAGGGAACATGtggggagtaaaaagtacattatcttctttaggaatgtagtgacgTAAAAGTCAAACTTGCCAAAAATATaattagtaaagtaaagtacagatacccccaaaaacgacttaagtagtaccacatacatgacattacacaatacatgacattacatggCTCAGCAGAACTAGGGTTTCAAAAGGGGGATATATTACTGGAAACTCAAGTTTTCCAGTAAATGACCAGAATTGTGTTATCTTCAAGGATTTTATGTTATCAACCAAAAGACATCTAGGGGTCCATTTGGGTCCTAATTGACcacaaaaatcaacattttgccatgcccatatcagtctccagacttgaacTCCATTCAAAACTGatggtttgaattgaagatgacagtccataagcacagacaaaggatatcaaggattaGGATATAAATAggatataaaataatataattttttttttaaattgtagcaTCCAGCCACATCACCCACTAGGCCTtgggattgtgtgtgtatgttttggaTAGGCCCAGCAACCCACCCATgggctttttttacatggcaggCAGGGTCGCAGTGAGTTCCACTGTCCTGGCAACCACATTGGCATCTCGTCTCCTCTCTCGCCCAGACACTTACTGGAACCACGCAGGCAGGAAGTAATCTCACTCAAGCACTGGCCCTCGGTGGAAAAGCCTAACTTTCCATCTGTTTTGTCATCCCTGCAGTGGACAGTTTTCTTGGTTGCTAGCAACAACGGcgccacacaaacacaaacatgaatgaatgaatgtgcCCCTACTCTCAATGAGGTAAACATGCTAACATATTAGTCAGTAAACAGTGTATTAGTGTGCTTTGGTGAGTGAGTCATGACTGAGAGTGTTAGAATGGTACAAATCATGCATGGTGCTTTATAATGATGTATCTGTTCAGTGGAACAAGCCTGTGGGACGTTGAGATTTACCCATGAGCCCCTATGTCACAACATTCCTAGGAAGACAAACAGGTGAGGTGGGTAGTTATATTGTAGTTTGTTTGACCTTTGCTGTTACCAACATAAATCTTTTTTTCATGTCTGCATTCTTTTCACACCTCATTTCACAATGTTAGTAGTTTCCTGCTTCCGTCTCACAGCAAATTctccagtgttaaattaacaAAGTGTGGACCTGTATAGACACTGGAACATTATTAAAGGTCATGATGaacagtcaaaatcatgtttgGATGATATTTGGATGAAACCAGATCAAAGTGTGATGACTAAAGTATGAAAATTGACTGTTGCTTCTACATTGATAAagtttgatcataaagttactggtACCTTCCCCATGTCAAACTTGAATTCAATATTAAGGGGACAAGGTGACATCATCCCaactctcattttaatacaccAATGGCAACTTGATATTATCTTACCTAATTTAAATAAGTACTGCCTTGGAACCAACATCATAGAAGCAGTTGTCAAGTCAACATATCCTTCAGTGCTGCTGTGAACCGCATCACAAGAGACATGCAATTTCAATGTTGTTTGAGTTGTTTTGTGGATCACCAAATTTTCTTGAGCTGATTTTACTACAACACTGCTGGTAGTTAGCtgtgaaagaaaaacacattttcagaATGACTGTTCAGAACCtttaaataataaaatattaaCGATGACATATCCACTTAGGATCTCACTCAGTGATGCCCATAGGACTGAAAATAGATAAATgaaacaaccatgtctctgtcattaACAAAATCAatcatgggtggtaactctacaacTCACTTGAATGGCAAAGCACTCTGGGAAATATGGAAATCAAGCTTTACACTTAGCAGTGTGTTAAAttcgggcggcaggtagccttgtggttagagtgttaggccagtaaccgaaaggtagctGTATCAATATTCCGAGCTGACAAGacaaaaatctgtcattctgcccctgtaaataagaatatgctCTTAAataacttgcctagtaaaaataaaatacactCTTCAGTGTCTATTCAAGTCCACACTTTGAATGTTAATTTAACACAGGGTATTTTTGATGTGTATCAGCTGTTGATTCAAAGAGATACAGTATACATGAGTATAATTATATTTATTGTGCGCCTGTTTTTTTGGTTGGTGTTTGTCTTTTACATATGCATGTGTGTTTCTCTGGGAAAGAATGTGTTTTATGTACTAGttggaacacatacacacaaacacactcagtaACGGCAGTAGTATTAATGAGGACCATCAGGCCATGTGTCCATGGGTCTTCTCCCTCTAGTGTATGACGTGACGAGACCACTGTGTACTTCCGTTACCCTGTCACAGGCCAACAAACTCCTGTTTAAAATCCAAGTCTACATAGCTTTTCAAAGGACAAGAACGTAATGCACATTGGCTAGATTGTCTCCTTTTTTTGCAGCTTGTATTAGTTGAAAACATTTCAGATTAAATGTATGGGTGTCAGATAACAGATTGGATAGATATGCTATTTTAATCATTTAAGTGGTCTCGATTAGTCTGAATTGGCGTAATAAAAATGTTTTTAGTAGTACCATATTCTAACTGCAGGTGGAAGCTTGTGATACATCACTGACATGGAGAGGAAGGTGCAGttggaagaaggaggagagagagagggaggaaataagGGAGGGAGTGAAAGCGAGTGACATGGGGAGAAAATGGGCAGAGAATTTGTGTCTGTCATGTCATCACTGAAGACTGTCCGTGGTATCCCGTGTTCAGAGAGTAAGCCTAAgtcctctatctttctttctcctctcctctttttctcccccctgctcgctgtcccccccccccttctctctgcttctctctctgggcTGACCGTTTCTCACCCTTGCGTCTGCTAGACAGGGGTGCGGAGTTCCAGCGTGTCTCCCAGCAGATGTGGAAGGCTAAGTTGCTGCGTCAGGAGCAGAGCTAAAAGGCTAACATCTGAGAAGCAGAGAGGACGACAACATGCCTCCCTGACCACCGCCAGCGCCATCCCTGTAAGTAGACATACATTTAATAGTCAAGCCACATCTTGAGTCATTTATCATACGGGAATCTGTTAAAGTGCCTGCCTTAATGtctgtgtgcgcatgtgtgtataCGTAACAGACATAGAaaacgagagagaaggagattggatttggaggggaaaggagagaggatttggagaggcagagaaagggagggagagaggggggaattgGGTGCCTGCTTGCGGCCGCATGTGGAACATGATGTCAGAGGAATGCTCTGTGCCTCTCCTCATAGCTGTCTGGAACAGCagccaccttccctccctcccgccctccctctccttcagcATCCGGCCCTGCAGCTGGAGCCTGCGGCGAAGGAAGGGAaatgaggaaaggagggagagagagaagaagacagtaGGGCAGAGGGAGAATAActcgggagagagagatgagtgagactTGGACAGTAACGGAGTGGAAATAAGGAGGGAGATATGTAAACAGGAGTTTATAGTGCTGCATAGGCTTTGAGTATTGCAGACCTGTGAGTCAGGGCTGTGgtctggaggaggaagggaacagtagtctattagagcTTGGGCTCCGGTAATGCAGACTGGGCTGTGGTTCTGTGTACTTAGCAGGGGTCAGGTGACTGAAGGATACAGTGGCTGCAGGCAGAGGGATTTAGAAGCAGTCAGACACTTAGCACAGAATGGTAGTAAGTTTACACTGTGTTGTATGAAACCACAGCTGCTGAGGTTTTAGTTTAGATTTAAGGCCAGTGGCATATTCTGTCTAAAGACTGAGAATTGTTTTGTGCTGTGTGATGGATATAACCTGTTGATGCTAAGATGAGGATTGGGATCGGCATAGCCAATCCTCTGCAAGGCTGGGTTTTCAAACAAATATATCCTCTTAAGTTAGAGAGAAAATATTGTCTGAATATGGCACTGTTTCAACAACTGAAACCCTGATAAGCGCTATACGCAGTTTATATAAGAGAAAAATCAAAAGGGTTCTTTGTGACCAGATCAGTCTTTCTTTTTTCCCCATCTACGTACATTATATCTAACCGTGATGCCAATCACAGCATCGGAAAGTCCTTGCTTCCTGAAGTCAAGATGGCTTATTCATCCCACTTTTCCTTCGTTCCTCAatggggaaagaaagagggagtgtTTTATTTTTCCTGACAGTTTTAATGTGGCTGGCCACAGCCTTTACCGCAGCGGGGCGCAGGCAGTTTTATAGACAGCCAAATGCCATCCGCAGTAGCCCAGGGCCTGGAAGGACCTCGCCCTAATAAAGTAGTGGAGCAAAAAAATAAGTGGCTCAATTGCGTCTGCGGTAGCCAGACTGAATTCAGCTGGCTGTCTCTCACAGCCCTTAAACCAATAAACTGGAGATGTTAATCAGTagcagctaggttactgtaggaCAGAACAGCTATGGATCATGTGCTATTATGAGCAAGTGAGTGTCTGTATAATTGTGTGTTCTTTGTGGCAAAGAGGCAGAGAGCAATCTGACTCATTTTCCCCACTGGTATGATTTGTCTTGCTTTCGATTTAGCTTTGTTTATGAATTGGTCTTGGTGTCTACGTTGTGATTTCAACCTTGTATACACCCGAAGCTCCTTAAAAACATGTGCTTACATAACTTTCTCTCCTATCATGCAGATTTGCATACAACCTTCAGGATATCCCCTTGGTGAAGATGTAGTCCAACTGGTTGCCTAGGAGATGTTTCTAAACAGGGCTTCCTCTTGGCGCCGTCCCCGTGCCCTGTTGCTGTGGACTCTGTGGGTTCTACTCCTCCCCTCAACTGTCACCCTGACCACAAGCCCCGGCAACAGCACCCTGCTCTTTGACAGCACCGACAACAGCAACAGCCTGCGGAACTGCAGCTGCTCCACCCACATCCAGGACTGTGACGAGGCGCTGGCCAACCTGCTGTGCAGCTGCCATACTGTGCTGCGCTCCAAGCTGACCCCCGGTGGCCTGAGGGAGCAGGGAGGACTGACTGTGTGGCTCAGAGAGCCCTGGGTTCTCACAGAGCTGCTGAACGGCAGCGTGGTGCTCGATCTCCGCCTGTCGTTCTGTGGCACTGGCACCCTGGCCATCCACAACCAGTACCTGGCCCTGTTTGGCCTCCGTAGGCTGAGGGTCTATAGTGCTGCCCAGGACGCTCCACACCTGGAGCAGGTCCTCACCATCTCCTCTAGGAGTAGGGATATGGAGGGGATGGGGTACCTCTCCTCCACTGACCCCGCCTCCCCCTCCTCCGTTCTCCATGTATCCATCCTGGATGTGTCAGTGCTAAATGGGTTGTCGTCCCTGAAGGCCTACAGTGTGAGTGCCACTCCCATGTCCACCCTCTTCCAATACTTCCCCCACCTGCCCCTACACCCCTCCACCACCCTGGATCAGCCCCCAGAGCCCCAACAGGACTGCCTCCTCACCTTCATATACTAGACCTGTAGGCTCTGAGCTCAGAGCTAGATCTGTGCAAACTAGACTGGGCTGGATGGATGACACAGGTGCCTACAAGAGCTCCATCCACCCAGATGTTACTGAATGGGCTTGATGTGCAGAGAGCTGTGCTGCTTTTCAATGTGTGTCTATATGGTGCATTTCTACAGTGCAGGAAAAAACAAACACTATTATCTGTCCTCAAGAGGACTCTGGACAAGAAAACACAACCATCTCTGAGAAGAAGATATTTCAATATCATtgcaagagaaagggagaggtctGGTTAGGTGAGAGTAAGACAACGATGGCATCCGTCTGCTGCTCtacaaactgacagagcttgtaGACCTGCTGCTGACAGTTAAATTTTCCAGCTGCTCTTTTCTCTCGGTTATTGCGTGCAGATGGCCTATTAAAACATGTTGTTTTGAAACCGGTTACGATGGCTGCCTTATAAATGGGCCAGCCTGATTAGAACCTTGTTGGATCATCAGGCGATGGACTTCACTCTTCGTGACTGTACAGTTCTGAATCCACCTACTTAAGCTGGACTTGGTTGGGGTTTTATTCAAGATGAAGCTAAAAGCGTTTTGGACTGGTTTGATCTGGAGATTGGTCCGGCCCATGCTGGATTGATTACATCACTCTGTTTCTGGTGTTCTAGAATTCAGGGTTGTCCTGGAACAACCTTGGAGTGGAGTGTTCTCCTCTCTATGTTCCACAATGTGTTCTTCGGCTCATGTTCTAGAACAGGGATGGGCAAACTTTTTGGCTCGAGGGCCACATTGGGATTTTGAAATTCAACAGAGGGATGCACATTATTTTTTTCACTAAATAATAATTCCCCCATCAAAAGTTTGTAAAAACAATACTCAAACCTCCCGTCGGATTGAACATAGTTTGCCCACTCCTGTTCTAGAATGACCATGTATATTTACTGTAGTACCTTGACCAGGGACCTACTATAGACCAGCCTAGTAAGGGTTAATAAATTGTACTCATGGTGTAAAAAAAAGAAGGAGCATGCAAAGAGGTGTTAGGAACTCAAAAAGAAGTTCCCCTCTCAGAAAACGAATGGCACCAATCTGGTCTTTATTTCCATCTCACATCCTGAGAGAGACGTAAACATTCAATTCATCTAAAACCACTCTCACAAACAAAGACTGCAGCCAACACTTATGTTCTGTAGATCATCCAGagtctgagtgtgtgtgcgtgtgtgcatatgaatgtgtgtgtctaCGCGATGTGTGCATGtgaacagtgcattcggaaagaattcagaccttTCACCTTTTcaacatgttgttacattacagccttattcaaaatgtattaaattgttttttccctcatcaagctacacaccCATAATGAGAAATGAAAAacttttttttgtgcaaatgtattttaaaataaaaaacagaaatagcttatttcttatatttacataagtattcagaccctatgctatgaaactcgaaattgagcacaggtgcatactgtttccattgatcattcttgagaagtttctacaacttgattggagtccacctgtgttaaactcaattgattggacatgatttggatagGCACAcgtctgtctatataaggtcccacagttgacagtgcatgtcagagcaaaagccaagcaatgaggtcgaaggaattgtccgtagggaTACCAAGACAGGATTAtggcgaggcacagatctggggaagggtaccaaaaaatgtctgccgcattgaaggtcccaaagaacacagtggcttccatccttcttaaatgaaaggagtttggaaccaccaagactcttcctagagatggccgCCGGCCAAACTAAacagtcagggaggtgaccaagaa
This sequence is a window from Oncorhynchus gorbuscha isolate QuinsamMale2020 ecotype Even-year linkage group LG01, OgorEven_v1.0, whole genome shotgun sequence. Protein-coding genes within it:
- the LOC124019185 gene encoding uncharacterized protein C21orf62-like, whose product is MFLNRASSWRRPRALLLWTLWVLLLPSTVTLTTSPGNSTLLFDSTDNSNSLRNCSCSTHIQDCDEALANLLCSCHTVLRSKLTPGGLREQGGLTVWLREPWVLTELLNGSVVLDLRLSFCGTGTLAIHNQYLALFGLRRLRVYSAAQDAPHLEQVLTISSRSRDMEGMGYLSSTDPASPSSVLHVSILDVSVLNGLSSLKAYSVSATPMSTLFQYFPHLPLHPSTTLDQPPEPQQDCLLTFIY